CGATAGTCTGGGTCAATTAAATGACCTGCAATTCGCACTGGGACCCCTTTAGGAATCAACTGCTCTCTTGGGCGGGCCAAATCCTGTTCATTGTAGTTGCATACCCCGGTTGGGAAGATGCGTCGTAAGTCATCGAGACGACCTGATATCTCTTCCGTATGAGAGCCATAGACGCCTTTTGCAAGAGCCCTCTCCACCGGCTGAAGCGCGCACTTAAAGATGTCATCAGTCACTGGTGCTCCGGCTACCTGCCTTGAGGTGCTGTGGGCAGGGTACTCCCGCATACATTTCCCTTTCGACTGGCGGTTCCAGTCTCCATTCCAAACATCAGATCCTGATGCTAGTACATTACCTTCGCTATCAAAGCATTGATCACTGGCATCCTCAGGTCGATTACCAACTACACCTTTAGCAGGGTCATTAATGATGTTTTGCATCCACCGGTCGACCAGATCAAGCGCATCATCCAATGGGTTGTAGTCTTTGTGACTCATCCAGATCAGTTGATTGTCAGCGTGGCCGCGGGCCCTCCGGATACGCTCTCGAGTCGAAAAAGAAGCCGAGCTGTGATGCATATCTGGTTCTTCGTCCAGATAGTGGCGCATATCAATTATCGGAATTTCTACATCCCCAAGGAAAACATGACCAGACCTATAAATCCCCTTGATTGCCTCCAAATCCGCGCGGCTACGCTTAGCTGGGCTCGCCAGAGTCCCCATGTTTAAATTTTGCTCACTCCATACGGAAAGGCGCACAGGAAAAAGCCCACCATTGAGAAACCAGAGCTTTTCTTGCGACTGATTCTGCGGGGCTTTCCACCCACCTATTGCAGCATTGATTTTTAAGAAATTATCGATGCTTATCTCTCCATCAACCAACGCTTTCAACCCATACTGAACCCCTTCGTTATCCCAGGTTGTATTCGCATAGCCATTTTCAGCAGCACCATAGAACTGGCGAAGATTTTCCCAATGTGTCCAATGCACTCTATCCGGCAAATCACCGGAAAAACTTTTAAAGAAGTGTACAAAGTTTGGGTTATTTACCAGTGGCACCAAACCACGCCAACCTTCTACGCATTCAGTTGCGCCGCTTGGTCGTCCCCTATAACGGCCATCAAACAAACCAGCGGCTAAAGTAATCAGCTTGAAGCGGCTATCCGCCTCAGGGTTCGCAGCCAACCCCTGTATCCGTTGACGCTCCTCAACATCCTGCCAGCGGGGGTTGTTAGTATCCAGGACATCGAAAAAATACTCTAAAGGCTCACAGTCAAAGGCGTAGATAGTCTGGGTTACCATATCTGGATAGGAGTAAAGTGGTATCGCCGCATCCAGTAGCCCCGGTGCATTTTGCGCCAAGATGTACTGCTGAATAGCACCTCCCGAGCCACCGATACCAACCGTATACATGGGCTCACCATAGAGTGCTTGGAACTGTTTTTTTAGGCGCCGTGCCGTATCCTCTGCCAACCATAAGTTATAGTGATTTCTGGTTTGATTCGCCGTCGAATAAACGATGGCATATCCTCGAGCCAACTGGTCCATTCGCCGAGTTGTCACATCTCCTTTGCTCAAATTACCTTGGCGCCAACCTATACCTACTCCCCCACGAAACTGATATATCAAACGCCGGTTCCAATTGCTGGCATTTGGTTTTTCGGCAGTTTCGCCGTCTCCTCGCAGAGCTGCAATAGCATAATGATGCCGGTTAATCGTGCCTGTTTCGACACGGACAATAAAATCTACTTGTCGACCATTTACTGTTACCTTATCAATATCGTTACGTGCTTCATGTAGGTAATAAAAGCTTCCATCTGTTGTGCTCCTATAGAAGTACGTTACCTCCGTTGCATGGCTACAGTCTCGGCTATAACCAATCACCTCTTTGGTTTTCTTCCCATCTGGACCTAAAGCAAAAATTGGGACCCCCTCCTTGGCC
The DNA window shown above is from Microbulbifer variabilis and carries:
- a CDS encoding DUF6351 family protein, whose translation is MSTRGAWFLSVFFLALLGVLGVVAWIAYAKLPKVHGKADAPVIGVPAGALDYASTPAYAGPHPRMMSRPPEYFPFPISIGEVGPVETLFTGPSKYPFFCGRNAITDKQPLVDNQAKEGVPIFALGPDGKKTKEVIGYSRDCSHATEVTYFYRSTTDGSFYYLHEARNDIDKVTVNGRQVDFIVRVETGTINRHHYAIAALRGDGETAEKPNASNWNRRLIYQFRGGVGIGWRQGNLSKGDVTTRRMDQLARGYAIVYSTANQTRNHYNLWLAEDTARRLKKQFQALYGEPMYTVGIGGSGGAIQQYILAQNAPGLLDAAIPLYSYPDMVTQTIYAFDCEPLEYFFDVLDTNNPRWQDVEERQRIQGLAANPEADSRFKLITLAAGLFDGRYRGRPSGATECVEGWRGLVPLVNNPNFVHFFKSFSGDLPDRVHWTHWENLRQFYGAAENGYANTTWDNEGVQYGLKALVDGEISIDNFLKINAAIGGWKAPQNQSQEKLWFLNGGLFPVRLSVWSEQNLNMGTLASPAKRSRADLEAIKGIYRSGHVFLGDVEIPIIDMRHYLDEEPDMHHSSASFSTRERIRRARGHADNQLIWMSHKDYNPLDDALDLVDRWMQNIINDPAKGVVGNRPEDASDQCFDSEGNVLASGSDVWNGDWNRQSKGKCMREYPAHSTSRQVAGAPVTDDIFKCALQPVERALAKGVYGSHTEEISGRLDDLRRIFPTGVCNYNEQDLARPREQLIPKGVPVRIAGHLIDPDYRQGKLLQEASVGEEEMQPVSVPSESMPDE